The following are encoded together in the Lathyrus oleraceus cultivar Zhongwan6 chromosome 3, CAAS_Psat_ZW6_1.0, whole genome shotgun sequence genome:
- the LOC127131232 gene encoding uncharacterized protein LOC127131232, with the protein MTIVAYAEKFEDMAAYSRQATYAPDESLKKVQEERDQYRSGHKDQGRPGSQFRPRPQAFKGKQVQHARPNHPPQCQVCKKSHFGRCAGSGVMCFTCQREGHMSRECPQNKNQMQGRNTGRVYTLDARKAKRNNALIVGTCLVNDHPCFVLFDYGATHSFVSIQCMKRLGLQAIPLSPMVVTTAMDDVVETPLICENCSLSVNGRIFQIDLICLPLKKVDVVWGMDWISANSVFIGCEEKLIIIPSSEATLKDVLTTILKEHRDGFRFVNDEL; encoded by the exons ATGACAATAGTTGCGTATGCTGAGAAGTTCGAAGATATGGCTGCTTATTCTAGACAGGCTACGTACGCACCAGATGAGAG TTTGAAGAAAGTTCAAGAAGAAAGGGATCAATATAGGAGTGGACACAAAGACCAAGGGAGGCCAGGTAGCCAGTTCAGGCCTAGACCTCAGGCTTTCAAAGGAAAACAGGTGCAACATGCAAGACCTAACCATCCTCCTCAATGTCAAGTATGTAAGAAGTCTCATTTTGGAAGATGTGCTGGAAGTGGAGTTATGTGTTTTACTTGTCAGAGGGAGGGACACATGTCTAGGGAATGTCCTCAGAATAAGAATCAGATGCAGGGGAGGAACACTGGTCGGGTTTATACCTTGGATGCAAGGAAGGCTAAGAGAAACAATGCCTTAATTGTTGGTACGTGTCTCGTCAATGATCATCCTTGTTTTGTATTGTTTGATTATGGGGCGACACACTCTTTTGTATCAATTCAGTGCATGAAGCGTCTTGGCTTGCAAGCAATTCCCTTGTCTCCTATGGTGGTTACTACCGCCATGGATGATGTGGTTGAGACACcgttgatttgtgaaaattgttcgCTCTCGGTGAATGGTAGAATTTTCCAGATTGATCTTATTTGTTTACCACTTAAGAAGGTTGATGTGGTTTGGGGAATGGATTGGATTTCTGCCAATTCGGTGTTTATTGGATGTGAAGAGAAGTTGATTATCATTCCATCTAGTGAAGCTACTCTAAAGGATGTATTAACTACTATCCTGAAAG AGCATCGTGATGGTTTTAGATTTGTGAATGATGAACTGTAG